A section of the Petrimonas sulfuriphila genome encodes:
- a CDS encoding restriction endonuclease subunit S produces the protein MPFEVPEGWAWTSFGYISQHNTGKTLDKEKNTGQLYEYITTSNLYWNSFDFSELRKMSFEVHELDRFTAIKGDLLICEGGDAGRSAIWKSDKPICFQNHIHRVRPLGNIEAKYLYYFILLIYLNGEIKQYLKGVGIQSLSGNSLASIIIPLPPLNEQKRIVAEINRLFELIKQIEESKLSLAQFIKQTKQKVLDLAIRGKLVQQNPNDEPVTALLEQIKGKGKTSDKFHYPFEVPENWEWCKLGEVNNIARGGSPRPIKHFLTKNPDGVNWIKIGDTEKGGKYIYSTKEKIIKEGIKYSRFVNVDDFLLTNSMSFGRPYILKTDGCIHDGWLVISIEKKILNTDYMYYLLSSHFMFSQFYNSAVGSTVKNLKTESVCLLFFPLPPLAEQKRIVFKVEEIFAQLDMIEEALKA, from the coding sequence GTGCCGTTTGAAGTGCCGGAGGGGTGGGCGTGGACTTCATTCGGTTATATTTCACAACACAATACAGGAAAAACATTAGATAAGGAGAAAAATACTGGGCAACTATACGAATATATTACAACGTCAAATCTTTATTGGAATAGTTTTGATTTTTCAGAATTAAGAAAAATGTCATTTGAAGTGCATGAATTGGATAGATTTACTGCAATAAAAGGAGATCTACTGATTTGTGAAGGTGGAGATGCTGGTAGGTCTGCTATTTGGAAGTCTGATAAACCAATATGCTTTCAAAACCATATTCATAGAGTAAGACCATTAGGAAATATTGAAGCAAAATATCTCTATTATTTTATTCTACTAATTTATTTAAATGGAGAAATAAAACAATATCTTAAAGGCGTTGGTATCCAAAGTTTATCGGGTAATTCACTTGCGTCAATAATTATTCCATTACCTCCTTTAAATGAACAAAAACGAATAGTCGCTGAAATCAATAGACTATTTGAACTAATAAAGCAGATAGAAGAAAGCAAATTATCCTTAGCACAATTCATAAAACAAACCAAACAAAAAGTTCTTGACCTTGCCATTCGAGGCAAACTCGTTCAGCAAAACCCTAATGATGAGCCTGTCACTGCACTTTTAGAGCAAATAAAAGGCAAGGGCAAAACTTCCGATAAATTCCATTATCCGTTTGAGGTGCCGGAAAATTGGGAGTGGTGCAAATTAGGAGAAGTAAATAATATTGCGCGTGGAGGATCTCCAAGACCTATTAAGCATTTTCTAACAAAGAACCCAGATGGTGTAAATTGGATAAAAATTGGCGATACTGAAAAAGGTGGAAAATATATCTATTCAACAAAAGAGAAAATAATAAAAGAGGGTATAAAATATTCTCGTTTTGTTAATGTTGATGATTTTCTTTTAACAAACTCAATGAGTTTTGGACGGCCATATATTTTAAAAACAGACGGCTGTATCCATGATGGATGGCTTGTCATCAGCATTGAAAAAAAAATATTGAATACTGATTATATGTACTATTTATTAAGTTCACATTTCATGTTTAGTCAGTTTTATAATTCTGCAGTAGGTTCAACCGTAAAAAATTTAAAAACAGAGTCAGTATGTTTGTTGTTTTTTCCGCTTCCTCCTCTCGCAGAACAAAAACGAATTGTTTTCAAAGTTGAAGAAATTTTTGCCCAGTTAGATATGATAGAAGAAGCATTAAAAGCGTAG
- a CDS encoding tyrosine-type recombinase/integrase, which translates to MVTKFQKFLEKSDLAESTVRSYVWTVNHFMAQYERVDKENLLAYKGFLVEHFKPQTVNLRLQALNKYLEFTNKEKLKLKFIKVQQKNFLENVISDADYKFLKTKLKNDGYTDWYFVVWFLGATGARISELLQIKAEHIEIGYLDMYTKGGKIRRLYIPKKLREEARKWLKQKEISSGYIFRNRFGDRISARGIAQQLKFFAEKYGLNKKVIYPHSFRHRFAKNFLEKFNDIALLADLMGHESIETTRIYLRRTASEQQTIVDKVVTW; encoded by the coding sequence ATGGTAACAAAATTTCAAAAATTTCTTGAAAAAAGTGACCTAGCTGAAAGTACAGTTAGGTCTTATGTATGGACAGTCAATCATTTTATGGCTCAGTATGAGCGGGTTGATAAAGAAAATCTTTTAGCTTATAAAGGTTTTTTAGTAGAGCATTTTAAGCCACAAACTGTCAATTTGCGATTACAAGCATTAAACAAGTACCTTGAATTTACGAATAAGGAGAAATTGAAACTTAAATTCATCAAGGTTCAGCAGAAAAATTTTCTCGAAAATGTAATTAGCGATGCTGACTATAAATTTCTGAAAACAAAATTGAAGAATGACGGATACACGGATTGGTATTTTGTTGTTTGGTTTCTCGGTGCAACAGGCGCTCGGATTAGCGAACTGCTTCAAATCAAAGCTGAACATATTGAAATAGGCTATTTGGATATGTACACAAAAGGTGGCAAAATTAGGCGACTTTACATCCCAAAAAAACTTAGAGAGGAGGCTAGAAAATGGCTTAAACAAAAAGAAATCTCATCAGGTTATATTTTTCGCAATAGATTTGGCGATAGAATTTCTGCAAGGGGAATTGCTCAACAACTCAAATTTTTTGCAGAAAAATATGGTCTCAATAAGAAAGTTATTTATCCACACTCTTTCCGACATCGTTTTGCTAAAAACTTTCTCGAAAAGTTTAACGATATAGCATTATTAGCCGATTTAATGGGACACGAAAGCATTGAAACCACCCGAATCTATCTGCGAAGAACAGCAAGCGAACAGCAAACTATTGTTGACAAGGTTGTAACTTGGTAA
- a CDS encoding restriction endonuclease subunit S: MLPKVVHSTLPFFVHCKFANYNYLDLKDKYGVPKENDILISAVGSIGKTYIVKKTDKFYYKDASVLCLSNSHSVNSSFIEVILATDFLQSQMYKNSKGTTVDTITIEKANQYIFPFPPLAEQQRIVTKIEDIFNLLDKIQESL, encoded by the coding sequence ATATTGCCAAAAGTTGTACACTCAACATTGCCATTTTTTGTACATTGTAAATTTGCTAATTACAATTATTTAGACTTAAAAGACAAATATGGCGTTCCGAAAGAGAATGATATTCTAATATCTGCTGTAGGAAGTATTGGAAAGACATATATTGTAAAAAAAACTGATAAATTTTACTATAAAGACGCGAGCGTTTTATGTTTGAGTAATTCACATTCAGTAAATTCTAGTTTTATTGAGGTAATTCTTGCCACAGATTTTTTACAATCTCAAATGTATAAAAATTCAAAAGGGACTACTGTTGATACAATAACAATTGAAAAAGCAAATCAATATATTTTTCCTTTTCCTCCTCTCGCCGAACAACAAAGAATAGTCACAAAAATTGAAGACATATTTAATCTTTTAGATAAAATACAAGAAAGTTTGTAA
- a CDS encoding transposase, which translates to MAIISWLMIFVATGMNAVSALSSAARPIPQSKGRVENVVGYVKNNFLRARTFHDIDRLNEEALSWLERKANGTKHATTKRLPHDVWLIEKEHLSFFSPLTGNPPG; encoded by the coding sequence TTGGCGATTATCTCCTGGCTGATGATTTTCGTCGCTACAGGGATGAACGCGGTATCAGCGTTGAGTTCTGCCGCAAGGCCGATCCCCCAGAGCAAAGGCCGGGTCGAGAACGTGGTAGGATACGTGAAAAACAACTTTCTTCGCGCGCGTACCTTTCACGATATAGATCGCCTCAACGAGGAAGCCCTGAGCTGGTTGGAGCGCAAGGCGAACGGCACCAAACATGCCACGACGAAGCGCCTGCCCCATGACGTGTGGTTGATTGAAAAGGAGCATCTCTCCTTTTTTTCGCCCCTCACCGGCAATCCCCCGGGATGA
- a CDS encoding restriction endonuclease subunit S has product MDTKQLRQKILDLAIRGKLVPQDPNDEPASALLARIKAEKEELIKDKKIKPDKKSTKDKSHYQNEVPFEVPENWEWVKLGYLCDYGKNEKASPSQVNENAWILDLEDIEKDTGKLLKRVHKNEKETKSIRNTFKKGDVLYSKLRTYLNKVLVADFEGYCTTEILPLDFNGFVVPEFARHVLMSNYFLEYTAKCCYGVKMPRLGTNDGRNAPFSLPPLAEQHHIVSEIERYFALIDEIEANKSDLQTAITQTKSKVLDLAVRGKLVPQDPNDESASVVLERISKEQKAQKTTADKFHYPFEVPDGWVWCKLGDILDIKSSKRVHKSEWKKSGIPFYRAREIIKLAQNDFVDNDLFISEEHYCNQ; this is encoded by the coding sequence ATGGATACAAAACAGTTACGACAAAAGATATTAGACCTTGCCATACGAGGTAAACTTGTTCCGCAAGACCCGAACGATGAACCGGCATCGGCTTTACTCGCGAGGATAAAGGCTGAAAAAGAAGAACTTATCAAAGACAAGAAGATTAAACCTGATAAGAAATCTACTAAGGATAAGTCACATTATCAGAACGAAGTGCCGTTTGAAGTGCCGGAGAACTGGGAGTGGGTGAAATTAGGTTATCTCTGTGATTATGGAAAAAATGAAAAGGCTAGTCCATCACAAGTAAACGAGAATGCATGGATTTTGGATTTAGAAGATATTGAAAAAGATACAGGAAAACTGCTAAAACGAGTTCATAAAAACGAAAAAGAGACCAAAAGTATAAGAAATACATTCAAAAAAGGAGATGTTTTATACAGCAAACTAAGAACCTATTTGAATAAAGTTTTAGTTGCTGACTTTGAAGGATACTGTACTACCGAAATTCTGCCTTTGGATTTTAATGGATTTGTTGTGCCAGAGTTTGCAAGGCATGTATTAATGTCTAATTATTTTTTGGAATATACTGCAAAATGTTGCTATGGAGTTAAAATGCCAAGATTAGGTACAAATGACGGAAGAAATGCTCCATTTTCTCTCCCTCCTCTCGCCGAACAACACCATATAGTTTCCGAAATTGAAAGATACTTTGCTTTGATTGATGAGATTGAAGCAAATAAATCAGATTTACAGACTGCAATAACACAGACAAAATCCAAAGTCCTTGACCTTGCCGTACGTGGAAAACTCGTACCACAAGACCCTAATGACGAATCTGCTTCCGTTGTGTTAGAACGGATAAGTAAAGAGCAAAAAGCCCAAAAAACAACTGCCGATAAATTCCATTATCCGTTTGAGGTGCCGGATGGGTGGGTATGGTGCAAGCTTGGAGATATTCTTGACATCAAATCTAGTAAAAGAGTTCATAAATCTGAATGGAAAAAGTCTGGCATTCCATTTTATCGTGCTAGAGAAATAATAAAGTTAGCACAGAATGATTTTGTAGATAATGATTTATTTATATCTGAAGAGCATTATTGTAATCAGTAA
- a CDS encoding SAM-dependent DNA methyltransferase: MSKQTKTTPPQSLIKKVWTLADVIAAAGVGFTDYIIQLTYLLFLKMDEEKVQLGFQSSIPKGYGWNDLITLDGLDLLRQYEETLKTLSSQDGLIGTIFTKASNKIEQPVLLKKVISLIEGENWLSMDGDLKGSIYESILEKNGQDKKSGAGQYFTPRALINTMVEVTNPLITETVCDPACGTGGFLLSAFDHMKTQSKDSDKLRFLRTEALSGNDITPLVVTLASMNLYLHGIGTEHTPIRCQDSLERTPSTLVDVVLANPPFGTRPAGSTDISAMRDDLYVTTKNNQLNFLQHIMLMLKDGGRAAIVLPDNVLFEGGAGETIRKKLLTDFDLHTILRLPTGIFYAQGVKANVLFFRKGTQTKEVWYYDYRTNIKHTLATNPIQRHHLDEFVACYKNRVETYSEENPDGRWRKYSYEELIARDKTSLDITWLRSGEETVDYSLAELMAIMEEKTANIVDAMSKLKDIIETIEE; the protein is encoded by the coding sequence ATGTCAAAACAAACAAAAACCACCCCACCTCAATCCCTAATAAAAAAAGTATGGACGCTTGCCGATGTTATTGCGGCGGCAGGTGTGGGATTTACTGATTATATTATTCAGCTTACTTATCTTTTGTTCCTTAAAATGGACGAAGAAAAAGTACAGTTGGGCTTTCAAAGTTCCATTCCGAAAGGATATGGCTGGAATGACCTGATAACACTCGACGGGCTTGACTTGCTCCGTCAATACGAGGAAACATTGAAAACGCTGAGCAGTCAGGACGGCTTGATCGGCACTATTTTCACTAAGGCATCCAATAAAATTGAACAGCCCGTGCTTCTCAAAAAAGTTATTTCGCTGATTGAAGGCGAAAACTGGCTTTCTATGGACGGCGACTTGAAAGGTTCAATCTATGAAAGCATTTTAGAGAAAAACGGTCAGGATAAAAAAAGCGGTGCCGGACAGTATTTTACGCCTCGTGCATTGATAAACACGATGGTGGAAGTTACCAATCCGCTGATAACCGAAACGGTATGCGATCCAGCTTGCGGTACGGGCGGTTTTTTGCTTTCAGCTTTCGACCACATGAAAACGCAAAGCAAGGATAGCGACAAACTGCGTTTTTTACGTACCGAAGCCCTAAGCGGAAATGACATTACACCGCTGGTGGTAACACTTGCCTCGATGAATCTCTACCTGCACGGTATAGGAACGGAACATACGCCTATCCGTTGCCAAGACTCGCTGGAACGCACGCCGTCAACGCTGGTGGATGTAGTACTTGCCAATCCGCCTTTCGGTACGCGACCTGCCGGTTCAACGGATATTTCAGCCATGCGTGACGATTTATATGTTACCACAAAAAACAATCAGTTGAATTTTCTTCAACATATTATGCTGATGCTTAAGGATGGCGGTCGTGCTGCAATTGTATTGCCAGATAATGTGCTGTTTGAAGGTGGAGCGGGAGAAACCATTCGCAAAAAACTGCTTACTGATTTTGATTTACATACCATTTTACGCCTGCCTACCGGAATTTTCTACGCGCAAGGCGTTAAGGCAAATGTTCTGTTTTTTAGGAAAGGCACGCAAACAAAAGAGGTTTGGTATTACGATTATCGTACCAATATAAAGCATACTTTGGCTACCAATCCCATTCAGCGTCATCATTTGGATGAATTTGTTGCATGCTACAAAAACAGGGTTGAAACCTATTCTGAAGAAAATCCCGATGGACGTTGGCGAAAGTACAGTTATGAAGAACTGATTGCCCGCGACAAAACAAGCCTTGACATCACGTGGCTAAGGTCTGGTGAAGAAACTGTAGATTATTCTTTAGCCGAATTGATGGCTATAATGGAAGAAAAAACGGCTAATATCGTTGATGCGATGAGTAAACTGAAAGATATAATTGAGACAATCGAGGAATAA